The following are encoded together in the Tepidiforma bonchosmolovskayae genome:
- a CDS encoding methyltransferase family protein yields the protein MGGRARTAAGWLERTLAGPALVQALAAAARLGVFDLVRDQPRSALLLASTAGVHPEGLARLLRALAAAGVLAPTGDGRFGPTPVSDLLCRDARGPHRERLLALANLEWDGWAGLLQAVETGRPAHVLPGADEELPPGAAAGVLRRALGGAAPAMVFGGERFRAWLAAEQVPGPGAGPPACAAGGGLSARDDAGALAELAAVHAALPPGGRVLLVEPVLSADPAAGLDLALRDLRRLALGAGRYRTAEEWQRLLERAGLRFEELQPVRGAGGWAVLTASRGLV from the coding sequence GTGGGCGGGAGAGCGCGCACGGCGGCGGGCTGGCTCGAGCGGACGCTCGCCGGGCCGGCGCTCGTCCAGGCCCTGGCCGCCGCGGCGCGGCTCGGGGTCTTCGACCTCGTGCGCGACCAGCCCCGCTCGGCGCTCCTCCTCGCCAGCACCGCCGGGGTCCATCCTGAAGGGCTCGCCCGGCTGCTCCGGGCGCTCGCCGCGGCCGGGGTGCTCGCCCCCACCGGGGATGGCCGCTTCGGCCCGACGCCAGTCTCCGACCTGCTCTGCCGGGACGCGCGCGGGCCGCACCGGGAGCGGCTGCTCGCGCTCGCGAACCTGGAGTGGGATGGCTGGGCCGGCCTCCTGCAGGCCGTGGAGACCGGCCGCCCGGCCCACGTCCTGCCCGGCGCCGACGAGGAGCTCCCCCCGGGTGCGGCGGCCGGCGTGCTCCGCCGGGCGCTGGGCGGCGCGGCGCCGGCCATGGTCTTCGGCGGCGAACGGTTCCGGGCGTGGCTGGCGGCAGAGCAGGTCCCCGGGCCGGGCGCCGGGCCGCCCGCCTGCGCCGCCGGCGGGGGGCTCTCTGCGCGGGACGATGCCGGGGCGCTGGCCGAACTGGCGGCCGTCCACGCGGCGCTTCCCCCGGGCGGGCGGGTGCTCCTGGTCGAACCGGTGCTGTCCGCGGACCCGGCCGCCGGCCTCGACCTCGCGCTGCGCGACCTGCGCCGGCTCGCGCTCGGGGCCGGACGCTACCGCACGGCGGAGGAGTGGCAGCGGCTGCTGGAGCGGGCCGGGCTCCGCTTCGAGGAGCTGCAGCCGGTGCGCGGGGCCGGGGGCTGGGCCGTGCTCACGGCGAGCCGGGGGCTCGTGTAG
- the mutM gene encoding bifunctional DNA-formamidopyrimidine glycosylase/DNA-(apurinic or apyrimidinic site) lyase, producing the protein MPELPEVETIRRDLAPLVTGRTIVDVEVDPGTIHLLAGVPLETLRASLAGRTIRSLGRRGKYLLFELDDGRWWAAHLRMTGRLVWRPHDAPPEPYERARVVLDDGHDLRWSDLRKFGTWRVHASADEVVGRLGPEPIDPGLTAAQFRRVFEGRTAPVKAVLLDQRRFAGLGNIYVDEALFAARIRPDTPAGQLSRAALGRLYRACREVLERGIAHRGASFRDYVDGQGNEGRQHMFVQVFRRTGKPCYACGTPIERSIVGGRATHYCPRCQRPARRPQRREARRAG; encoded by the coding sequence GTGCCCGAGCTCCCCGAAGTCGAGACCATCCGCCGCGACCTCGCGCCGCTGGTCACGGGGCGCACCATCGTCGATGTCGAGGTCGACCCCGGGACGATTCACCTGCTCGCCGGGGTGCCGCTCGAGACGCTCCGGGCCAGCCTCGCCGGGCGGACGATCCGGTCGCTCGGCCGGCGCGGCAAGTACCTCCTCTTCGAACTGGACGACGGCCGCTGGTGGGCCGCCCACCTGCGGATGACCGGCCGGCTCGTCTGGCGGCCGCACGATGCCCCGCCCGAGCCGTACGAGCGCGCTCGGGTCGTCCTCGATGACGGCCACGACCTGCGCTGGAGCGACCTGCGGAAGTTCGGCACGTGGCGGGTCCACGCCTCGGCCGACGAGGTGGTGGGCCGGCTCGGCCCGGAGCCGATCGACCCCGGGCTCACGGCAGCGCAGTTCCGCCGCGTCTTCGAAGGGCGGACCGCTCCGGTGAAGGCGGTCCTGCTCGACCAGCGCCGGTTCGCCGGGCTCGGCAATATTTATGTCGATGAGGCGCTCTTCGCCGCCCGCATCCGGCCGGATACGCCGGCGGGCCAGCTCTCCCGCGCGGCCCTCGGCCGGCTCTACCGCGCCTGCCGGGAGGTGCTGGAGCGGGGGATCGCGCACCGCGGGGCGAGCTTCCGCGACTACGTCGACGGGCAGGGGAACGAAGGGCGGCAGCACATGTTCGTGCAGGTCTTCCGGCGGACGGGGAAGCCGTGCTACGCCTGCGGCACTCCGATCGAACGAAGCATCGTCGGCGGCCGGGCCACGCACTACTGCCCGCGCTGCCAGCGCCCCGCCCGGCGGCCGCAGCGGAGGGAGGCCAGGCGTGCTGGCTGA
- a CDS encoding methyl-accepting chemotaxis protein, with protein sequence MQLRVVRPRFIRVPRVITNLRLVHKILGGFVVVLVLMAIVAAMGIYQLDRAASRADEMYRKNTLGVQHSAMAIRYFNASARDEKKALLAAESGQRTRAVESSKEGLQKAQQELENYRATINSKDEADLFVMIEELAQRVVAGRTSVLDQAAKGDQVGAVITASQIESDAQRLNDNLDLLARYNAEQAAKAAKQMDAAAADARILLIGLTVVAIILGFGGAWVLARSIAGAARKAADAADRIAQGDVEVAVDIQSKDELGRMARSFENMTAYLREMVGVAKEVADGNLDVRVQPRGPQDALGRALREMVESLSALVGTVQENAQAIFAASAQLEESSNQMAAATGQIAQAINEVTTSTVTLNTLAQDSTHEVTQLAAGSQQLSASAQSSAESAAAGQREAEAMGQRISHASEVSLDVAKAAEETREAALQGKQAVGQAVAAMESIAAAVGRASERVDELGRLGQQIGDIVKVIDEIASQTNLLALNAAIEAARAGEQGRGFAVVAENVRGLAERSKASTREIADLIARVQAGTREAVAAMAEGVRDVTSGREITQHAGQSLEAIIGAVQSAADRMKEVAAEVQELARGAGRIVEATEAIAQVSRDSAAGAAEMASGTERVAMVISQVSVTSEQTSASAEQVSASTEELSAQSEELAATASQMREFAKALAEAASRFRLAQG encoded by the coding sequence ATGCAGCTGCGTGTTGTGCGGCCACGGTTCATCCGGGTTCCCCGGGTCATCACCAATCTCCGCCTGGTGCACAAGATCCTCGGCGGATTCGTTGTCGTCCTCGTCCTGATGGCGATTGTCGCCGCGATGGGCATCTACCAGCTCGACCGGGCGGCGAGCCGCGCCGACGAGATGTACCGGAAGAACACCCTCGGCGTGCAGCACTCGGCGATGGCGATCCGCTACTTCAACGCCAGCGCACGCGACGAGAAGAAGGCGCTCCTCGCGGCCGAGTCCGGCCAGCGCACCCGCGCAGTCGAATCCTCGAAGGAGGGGCTCCAGAAGGCCCAGCAGGAGCTCGAGAACTACCGCGCGACCATCAACTCGAAGGACGAAGCCGACCTCTTCGTGATGATCGAAGAGCTCGCCCAGCGGGTCGTCGCCGGGCGCACCTCCGTCCTCGACCAGGCAGCGAAGGGCGACCAGGTCGGCGCCGTCATCACCGCATCGCAGATCGAATCCGATGCGCAGCGGCTGAACGACAACCTCGACCTCCTCGCCCGCTACAACGCCGAGCAGGCAGCGAAAGCCGCGAAGCAGATGGACGCGGCCGCCGCCGATGCCCGGATACTGCTCATCGGGCTCACGGTAGTCGCCATCATCCTCGGCTTCGGCGGGGCCTGGGTGCTCGCCCGCTCGATCGCCGGCGCCGCCCGCAAGGCCGCCGACGCCGCCGACCGGATCGCGCAGGGCGACGTCGAGGTTGCGGTCGATATCCAGTCGAAGGACGAACTCGGGCGGATGGCCCGCTCGTTCGAGAACATGACGGCCTACCTGCGCGAGATGGTCGGCGTCGCGAAGGAGGTCGCCGACGGCAACCTCGATGTGCGGGTGCAGCCGCGCGGGCCGCAGGATGCCCTCGGCCGCGCCCTGCGCGAAATGGTGGAAAGCCTGTCCGCGCTGGTCGGCACGGTGCAGGAGAACGCCCAGGCGATCTTCGCGGCCTCGGCCCAGCTCGAGGAATCGTCGAACCAGATGGCCGCCGCCACGGGCCAGATCGCCCAGGCGATCAACGAGGTGACGACCTCGACGGTCACCCTGAACACCCTCGCCCAGGACAGCACCCACGAGGTGACCCAGCTCGCCGCCGGCTCGCAGCAGCTCAGCGCCAGCGCACAGTCGAGCGCCGAGTCGGCCGCTGCCGGCCAGCGCGAGGCCGAGGCGATGGGCCAGCGGATCAGCCACGCCTCCGAAGTTTCGCTCGATGTGGCGAAGGCCGCCGAGGAGACGCGCGAGGCCGCCCTCCAGGGCAAGCAGGCCGTCGGCCAGGCCGTGGCAGCGATGGAGTCGATCGCCGCTGCCGTCGGCCGCGCCTCGGAGCGGGTGGACGAGCTCGGCCGGCTCGGCCAGCAGATCGGCGACATCGTGAAGGTGATCGACGAGATCGCCAGCCAGACGAACCTGCTCGCCCTCAACGCCGCGATCGAGGCCGCCCGCGCCGGCGAGCAGGGCCGCGGCTTCGCCGTCGTCGCTGAGAACGTCCGCGGCCTCGCCGAGCGCTCCAAGGCGAGCACCCGCGAAATCGCCGACCTCATCGCGCGGGTGCAGGCCGGAACCCGCGAGGCCGTGGCCGCCATGGCTGAGGGCGTCCGCGATGTCACCAGCGGCCGGGAGATCACCCAGCACGCCGGGCAGTCGCTCGAGGCGATCATCGGCGCCGTGCAGTCGGCCGCCGACCGGATGAAGGAGGTGGCCGCCGAGGTGCAGGAGCTCGCCCGGGGCGCGGGCCGCATCGTCGAAGCGACGGAGGCGATCGCCCAGGTGAGCCGCGATTCGGCCGCCGGCGCCGCCGAGATGGCCTCCGGCACCGAGCGGGTCGCGATGGTCATCTCCCAGGTCTCGGTGACCTCCGAGCAGACCTCCGCCTCGGCCGAGCAGGTCTCGGCCTCCACTGAAGAGCTCTCCGCGCAGTCGGAGGAGCTGGCGGCAACCGCGAGCCAGATGCGCGAGTTCGCGAAGGCGCTCGCCGAGGCTGCCAGCCGGTTCCGCCTCGCCCAGGGCTGA
- the ruvA gene encoding Holliday junction branch migration protein RuvA, whose translation MITHLRGRLARMDIAGPLVELDVHGVRFEILVPIALWPELTALAGEADLAAGEGPELGLHIFYHVTANNPTPVLVGFLRRAERDFFRKFTMVEGIGPAKAVKAMNVSVSTIARAIEQEDRAALARLPGIGPRSADKIIATLRGRVVAEAALQDAGVERPVEAAEFEEKRLLADAAEAIAGLGYSRAEARRWVEEAVHADPSLDSLDAVVMAVLRRLDAR comes from the coding sequence ATGATCACGCACCTCAGGGGTCGGCTCGCGCGGATGGATATCGCCGGCCCCCTCGTCGAGCTCGACGTCCACGGCGTGCGCTTCGAAATCCTTGTGCCCATCGCCCTCTGGCCCGAGCTGACCGCGCTCGCGGGCGAGGCCGACCTCGCCGCCGGCGAAGGCCCCGAACTCGGCCTCCACATCTTCTACCACGTCACCGCCAACAACCCGACGCCTGTCCTCGTCGGCTTCCTCCGCCGGGCCGAGCGCGACTTCTTCCGCAAGTTCACCATGGTCGAAGGGATCGGCCCGGCGAAGGCCGTGAAGGCGATGAACGTCTCGGTCTCCACCATCGCCCGGGCGATTGAGCAGGAAGACCGGGCCGCGCTCGCCCGCCTGCCCGGCATCGGCCCGCGCTCCGCCGACAAGATCATCGCGACCCTCCGCGGCCGCGTCGTGGCCGAGGCCGCGCTCCAGGATGCAGGCGTCGAACGGCCGGTCGAGGCGGCTGAGTTCGAGGAGAAGCGGCTGCTCGCCGATGCCGCCGAAGCGATCGCGGGCCTCGGCTACAGCCGCGCCGAGGCCCGCCGCTGGGTCGAGGAGGCGGTCCACGCCGATCCCTCGCTCGATTCGCTCGATGCCGTGGTGATGGCCGTGCTCCGCCGTCTCGACGCCCGCTGA
- a CDS encoding heavy metal translocating P-type ATPase, which translates to MRRRRLTRLLALRELRLPAAALGGTALGGALFLAGYGLLADAAWAATALAGLVPALREMAATIRARRPGVDVVAVLAIAGALALGETLAAAVIGVMLATGQALETYAGGRAERELTGLLARAPRLARRIAGDAVEVVPAEAILPGDLLLVATGDTVPVDGAVISGQALLDESALTGESRLVERRTGERVASGAVNAGSPFRLRAVATAAESTYAGVIRLVEAARASRSPMTRLADRYAGLFVPVVLVTAGAAWAWSGDPVRGLAVLVVATPCPLILAAPIAIVAGISRAAGRGVVIKGGGALETLARVRVVFFDKTGTLTAGMPRLERVLAAWGGIDENEALRVAASLAQASGHIMSEALVRAAAERGLPLSLPGETREEPGMGLEGTVEGRRVRLGRLPWACAGEPSPGALRLQRRALRYGGSATFLAIDGHLAAAFALEDPVRPESGRVVRTLRRLGIRETIMLTGDHPGLAEMVGASLGIDRVLAGLTPAEKVEQVAARAGAPAAMVGDGINDAPALAAADAGIAMGARGAAAAAEAADGVIMVDRLDRLVEALLVARAARRIAVESIVLGMGLSFAAMGFAAAGLIPPAAGALLQEGIDVAAILNALRVLGWQPPRPGKAVPPEVFAALLEGHRELAAVAAELRTLAMELDALPPGSLAERAAAAVRRLEATVVPHERLEERDVYPALAAALPGPDPLAAHSRTQAELFRLVRQLERLAADLGAGEGALDPEDIADLRQLLIGIATLLRLNLAQEEDLAALLGWEGAETGAPAPAGAPAR; encoded by the coding sequence ATGCGACGGCGGCGGCTCACCCGGCTCCTTGCGCTCCGCGAACTCCGGCTTCCCGCGGCGGCGCTTGGCGGCACCGCGCTGGGCGGCGCGCTCTTCCTCGCCGGGTACGGGCTGCTGGCCGATGCCGCCTGGGCCGCGACGGCGCTCGCCGGGCTGGTGCCCGCCCTGCGCGAGATGGCGGCCACCATCCGGGCCCGCCGCCCGGGCGTCGACGTGGTGGCCGTGCTCGCCATCGCTGGCGCGCTCGCCCTCGGCGAAACCCTCGCCGCGGCCGTCATCGGGGTGATGCTGGCCACCGGGCAGGCGCTCGAAACCTACGCCGGCGGGCGCGCCGAACGGGAGCTGACCGGTCTCCTGGCGCGGGCGCCGCGCCTGGCCCGCCGGATCGCGGGCGACGCCGTCGAGGTCGTCCCTGCCGAAGCGATCCTGCCCGGCGACCTCCTCCTCGTCGCCACAGGCGACACCGTACCCGTGGACGGCGCCGTCATCAGCGGGCAGGCGCTGCTCGACGAATCGGCGCTGACGGGCGAGAGCCGCCTCGTGGAGCGCCGGACCGGCGAGCGGGTTGCCTCCGGCGCGGTCAATGCCGGTTCGCCCTTCCGGCTGCGGGCCGTGGCGACGGCCGCAGAGAGCACGTATGCCGGCGTCATCCGCCTGGTCGAGGCGGCCCGCGCCTCGCGCTCGCCGATGACGCGGCTGGCCGACCGGTACGCGGGGCTCTTCGTCCCGGTGGTGCTGGTCACGGCCGGGGCCGCCTGGGCGTGGAGCGGCGACCCGGTCCGGGGGCTGGCGGTGCTCGTCGTGGCGACGCCCTGCCCGCTCATCCTCGCTGCGCCGATTGCGATTGTGGCCGGCATCTCCAGGGCCGCCGGCCGCGGGGTGGTCATCAAGGGCGGCGGCGCCCTCGAAACGCTCGCACGGGTACGGGTGGTCTTCTTCGACAAGACGGGCACGCTCACGGCCGGGATGCCGCGGCTCGAACGGGTCCTGGCGGCATGGGGCGGGATCGACGAAAACGAGGCGCTCCGGGTCGCCGCGAGCCTTGCCCAGGCCTCGGGCCACATCATGTCGGAGGCGCTCGTCCGGGCCGCGGCGGAGCGCGGGCTGCCGCTTTCGCTTCCGGGCGAGACGCGGGAAGAGCCGGGCATGGGCCTCGAAGGCACGGTGGAAGGCCGCCGCGTCCGTCTCGGCCGGCTCCCGTGGGCCTGCGCCGGCGAACCCTCGCCCGGGGCGCTGAGGCTGCAGCGGCGGGCGCTCCGCTATGGCGGTTCGGCCACGTTCCTCGCGATCGACGGGCACCTGGCGGCGGCGTTCGCCCTCGAAGACCCGGTGCGGCCCGAATCGGGACGGGTGGTGCGGACGCTCCGGCGGCTCGGCATCCGCGAGACGATCATGCTCACGGGTGACCACCCGGGCCTCGCCGAGATGGTCGGCGCCTCGCTCGGCATCGACCGGGTGCTCGCCGGACTGACGCCCGCGGAGAAGGTGGAGCAGGTGGCGGCGCGGGCCGGCGCCCCGGCCGCGATGGTCGGCGACGGCATCAACGATGCGCCCGCGCTGGCCGCGGCCGATGCCGGCATCGCCATGGGAGCGCGCGGCGCGGCCGCCGCCGCCGAGGCCGCCGATGGGGTGATCATGGTCGACCGGCTGGACCGGCTGGTCGAGGCGCTGCTCGTCGCCCGGGCTGCCCGCCGGATCGCCGTCGAGAGCATCGTGCTGGGGATGGGCCTCTCCTTCGCGGCGATGGGCTTCGCGGCGGCCGGGCTGATCCCGCCCGCGGCGGGCGCGCTGCTGCAGGAGGGCATCGATGTGGCGGCGATCCTCAACGCCCTGCGGGTGCTGGGCTGGCAGCCGCCGCGGCCGGGGAAGGCGGTGCCCCCGGAGGTCTTCGCGGCCCTGCTCGAGGGACACCGGGAGCTGGCGGCGGTCGCCGCGGAGCTGCGCACCCTGGCGATGGAGCTGGACGCCCTGCCGCCGGGCAGCCTCGCTGAGCGGGCGGCCGCGGCGGTCCGCCGCCTCGAAGCGACCGTCGTGCCGCACGAGCGGCTCGAGGAGCGGGACGTCTACCCCGCGCTCGCCGCGGCGCTCCCCGGGCCCGACCCGCTTGCCGCGCACAGCCGGACGCAGGCAGAGCTCTTCCGGCTGGTCCGCCAGCTCGAGCGGCTGGCCGCCGACCTCGGCGCCGGCGAGGGCGCGCTCGACCCGGAGGACATCGCCGACCTGCGGCAGCTGCTCATCGGCATCGCCACGCTCCTGCGGCTCAACCTCGCGCAGGAGGAGGACCTCGCCGCCCTGCTCGGGTGGGAGGGCGCCGAGACTGGCGCACCTGCCCCTGCCGGCGCTCCCGCGCGGTAG
- a CDS encoding phosphotransferase, translating to MLADPQDVARVLGLPPGSEPAYEPLGEAPGAPERWSAGGRAVIARRPVTDEAAHNHAAVFEALARAGFPHIPRLLGFSGLATLEEEVPGLTALQVEPPPGSAAAAVAALAALHALPLREGLDWEKPPAELLPGAPPPLYRLGFAAQEREAAAPGFAAAREALLAGPFGFAHRAATAANLLLAPGRAWLVNFGAAGFGPQLFDVAAFLLTSGLDAPARRVLAMEYARLRGFDPEATADLVDLAGIAWGVEELLWLPRRQVEALGDDAALAALNLAAVRIERGMREPAGSAPAAAAIRRALWG from the coding sequence GTGCTGGCTGACCCGCAGGATGTGGCGCGCGTGCTCGGGCTGCCGCCCGGGAGCGAGCCGGCGTACGAGCCGCTGGGCGAGGCCCCGGGCGCGCCGGAGCGGTGGAGCGCAGGCGGGCGGGCCGTCATCGCCCGGCGCCCGGTGACCGACGAGGCGGCGCACAACCACGCCGCGGTCTTTGAAGCGCTCGCCCGGGCCGGGTTCCCGCACATCCCCCGGCTGCTCGGCTTCTCCGGCCTCGCCACGCTGGAGGAGGAGGTGCCGGGGCTGACCGCGCTGCAGGTGGAGCCGCCGCCGGGTTCGGCCGCGGCGGCGGTCGCCGCGCTGGCCGCGCTCCACGCCCTGCCGCTGCGCGAGGGGCTCGACTGGGAGAAGCCGCCGGCGGAGCTGCTCCCGGGGGCTCCGCCGCCGCTCTACCGCCTCGGCTTCGCGGCGCAGGAGCGGGAGGCCGCCGCGCCGGGGTTCGCCGCCGCCCGGGAGGCGCTGCTGGCCGGCCCGTTCGGGTTCGCGCACCGGGCGGCGACCGCAGCGAACCTCCTCCTGGCGCCCGGGCGGGCGTGGCTGGTGAACTTCGGGGCCGCCGGGTTCGGCCCCCAGCTCTTCGATGTCGCGGCGTTCCTCCTCACGAGCGGGCTCGATGCGCCGGCCCGGCGGGTCCTCGCCATGGAGTACGCCCGGCTGCGCGGGTTTGACCCGGAGGCCACGGCCGACCTGGTCGACCTTGCCGGCATCGCCTGGGGCGTGGAGGAGCTGCTCTGGCTGCCGCGCCGCCAGGTCGAGGCCCTCGGCGACGACGCCGCGCTGGCGGCGCTCAACCTCGCCGCCGTCCGGATCGAACGGGGGATGCGCGAACCGGCGGGCAGTGCGCCCGCGGCTGCGGCCATCCGCCGGGCGCTCTGGGGGTAG
- a CDS encoding DUF6941 family protein produces MEFDYALLADHAEVINGKLYLMGGGWDVRHAPQAPARAQFAVALGIRVAWEETNLPIALRLALEDDDGAELLRVDGQMQVGRPPQLPPGSSQLSATVVVMQVELPRFGGYRVRATATGPGGSVIDKALPFRMVQAGPPAQPA; encoded by the coding sequence ATGGAATTCGACTACGCCCTCCTCGCCGACCACGCCGAAGTCATCAACGGGAAGCTCTACCTGATGGGCGGCGGCTGGGACGTGCGCCACGCGCCCCAGGCGCCGGCTCGCGCCCAGTTCGCCGTCGCCCTCGGCATCCGCGTCGCATGGGAGGAGACGAACCTGCCGATCGCCCTGCGCCTCGCGCTCGAAGACGATGACGGCGCCGAGCTGCTGCGGGTCGACGGGCAGATGCAGGTCGGCCGGCCGCCGCAGCTGCCGCCCGGCTCCAGCCAGCTCTCGGCCACGGTGGTGGTGATGCAGGTGGAGCTGCCGCGGTTCGGCGGGTACCGGGTGCGGGCCACGGCGACGGGCCCGGGCGGGTCTGTCATCGACAAGGCGCTGCCCTTCCGGATGGTCCAGGCCGGCCCGCCGGCGCAGCCGGCGTAG
- a CDS encoding alpha/beta hydrolase, protein MNFTRRTLLGLCLAAGLAAAAACTDAVPGGSGAGPAAAPGPLLFGIGIHIEPMGTTAQGFSTGGPSGTGAAIDYNRPDAFARAAADIEAVAAIVEHHGGTLTVQTQSPFTTTAIATGSTVLADLEERGHEVGLHFHEDAHLGKDSSSVPVETWCAVMAEEIGYIRQAGVERVEYWSGGNLFPGVFEAAACAGLSVNSDWKNPRTQTTPAEIAGTVPWRPAGGTDGSDFSAFLAHDPDGPVVFLPEGSYDRTDYASGRRTSSDEEYFAYLAERLRASVESAVPGTVNVFHFTIHPGEFRGAPGTSEPFALIDRFLAEVVDPLVAEGKVQWATYSEMAAAYEVWEEAHPGQDARTTAPAATATAATAAAPTAAAPAGQPTRPAPGGQAPGQQLPGTVRPNLAYPTEGGTQPFDLYLPERQNGALIVYVHGGGWTSGTRRPGQLTDLFAELLRRGYTIAAIDYRLAPQYPFPAQSVDVANAVAYLKAHAAEYGIDPARVGLIGGSAGGHLVALHGTTGGQGFVTIGGDAGVAAVVDLYGPADLSDEFPGASAAILQTVFGASSRSDPVVRAASPITHVSAGDPPFLLVHGEEDPLVPIQQSEEFAAALQAAGVEATLVRVANAGHGFVPEGGQPSPSGAELTRIMADFFDAHLR, encoded by the coding sequence ATGAACTTCACACGGCGCACACTGCTCGGCCTGTGCCTCGCCGCAGGCCTCGCGGCAGCCGCCGCCTGCACCGATGCCGTGCCCGGGGGCAGCGGCGCCGGGCCCGCTGCCGCCCCCGGGCCGCTCCTCTTCGGCATCGGCATCCACATCGAGCCGATGGGCACCACGGCCCAGGGCTTCTCCACCGGCGGCCCATCCGGCACCGGCGCCGCCATCGACTACAACCGGCCGGACGCCTTCGCCCGCGCGGCCGCGGACATCGAGGCCGTCGCCGCGATCGTGGAGCACCACGGCGGCACGTTGACCGTCCAAACGCAATCGCCGTTCACGACGACGGCGATCGCAACCGGGTCGACCGTGCTCGCCGACCTCGAGGAGCGCGGCCACGAAGTGGGCCTCCACTTCCACGAGGACGCGCATCTCGGCAAGGATTCCTCCAGCGTGCCGGTCGAGACCTGGTGCGCCGTGATGGCGGAGGAGATCGGCTACATCCGGCAGGCCGGCGTCGAGCGGGTGGAATACTGGAGCGGCGGCAATCTCTTTCCCGGGGTGTTCGAGGCCGCCGCCTGCGCCGGCCTCTCGGTGAACAGCGACTGGAAAAACCCGCGGACGCAGACGACCCCGGCGGAGATCGCCGGCACGGTCCCCTGGCGGCCGGCGGGCGGCACCGATGGCAGCGATTTCTCGGCCTTCCTGGCGCACGACCCCGACGGGCCGGTCGTCTTCCTCCCCGAGGGCAGCTACGACCGCACCGATTACGCCTCCGGCCGGCGGACGAGCAGCGACGAGGAGTACTTCGCCTACCTCGCTGAGCGGCTCCGGGCTTCGGTGGAGAGCGCCGTGCCGGGGACCGTGAACGTCTTCCACTTCACTATCCACCCCGGCGAGTTCCGCGGGGCGCCCGGCACGAGCGAACCGTTCGCGCTGATCGACCGGTTCCTGGCGGAGGTGGTCGACCCGCTCGTCGCCGAAGGGAAGGTGCAGTGGGCGACCTACAGCGAGATGGCCGCGGCCTACGAAGTGTGGGAGGAGGCCCACCCGGGCCAGGACGCCCGCACCACCGCCCCGGCCGCGACCGCCACCGCCGCGACGGCCGCTGCTCCGACAGCAGCCGCCCCGGCAGGGCAGCCGACCCGCCCCGCCCCGGGCGGCCAGGCGCCCGGCCAGCAGCTGCCCGGCACGGTGCGGCCCAACCTCGCCTACCCCACCGAGGGCGGCACGCAGCCGTTCGACCTCTACCTGCCCGAGCGCCAGAACGGCGCGCTCATCGTCTACGTGCACGGCGGCGGCTGGACCTCGGGGACACGGCGGCCCGGCCAGCTGACCGACCTCTTCGCGGAGCTGCTCCGGCGGGGGTACACGATCGCCGCGATTGACTACCGGCTCGCGCCGCAGTACCCCTTCCCTGCCCAGTCGGTCGACGTGGCGAACGCGGTGGCGTACCTGAAGGCGCACGCGGCCGAGTACGGCATCGACCCGGCCCGGGTCGGGCTGATCGGCGGGAGTGCGGGCGGCCACCTGGTGGCGCTCCACGGCACGACCGGCGGGCAGGGGTTCGTCACCATCGGCGGCGATGCGGGCGTGGCCGCAGTCGTGGACCTCTACGGCCCGGCCGACCTCTCGGACGAGTTCCCGGGCGCGAGCGCGGCTATCCTGCAGACGGTGTTCGGCGCCTCCAGCCGCTCCGACCCCGTGGTCCGGGCGGCGAGCCCCATCACCCATGTCTCGGCGGGCGACCCGCCGTTTCTCCTGGTCCACGGCGAGGAGGACCCCCTGGTGCCGATTCAGCAGAGCGAGGAGTTCGCAGCCGCGCTCCAGGCGGCGGGAGTCGAGGCGACGCTTGTGCGGGTGGCGAACGCCGGGCACGGGTTCGTGCCGGAGGGCGGGCAGCCGAGCCCCTCGGGGGCGGAGCTGACCCGGATCATGGCCGACTTCTTCGACGCCCACCTCCGCTGA